In Saccharothrix violaceirubra, the following are encoded in one genomic region:
- a CDS encoding sensor histidine kinase: MRKSLALVSLAVTSMVALAFLIPLATVVAALAEDRALGEADKQAAALVPVLVITSERAAVEQALASAGGHVVVHLPDGTRIGPEAKATDDQLRRAREGRSFRDTVSDGRVILQPVLLRGSTVVVEAFVPEGELSRGVLPAWFALSGVAVSLVLASVLVADRLGARVVKASRELAEGARRMEEGDLSARVAPTGPPELADAGGAFNRMADRIGQLMANEREMLGDLSHRLRTPLTALRLDSELLGTDANANRVRQAVVALEREVNEVIRAARRELTDPDGNRCDAAQVVHDRLVFWSALADDQRRLWNLRGTERPAFVPLTRTDLAAVMDVLLGNIFRHTPEGVGFVVALFHQPDRVVIVIEDAGPGIEDLETALRRGGSSAGSTGLGLDIARRAAESTGGSLVVDRGPLGGTRVQLRLSRLAEPEH, from the coding sequence GTGAGGAAGTCGCTCGCCCTCGTCTCGCTGGCCGTCACGTCCATGGTGGCGCTGGCCTTCCTGATCCCGTTGGCGACGGTCGTCGCGGCGCTCGCGGAGGACCGCGCGCTGGGCGAGGCCGACAAGCAGGCCGCCGCGCTCGTCCCGGTCCTGGTGATCACGTCCGAACGCGCCGCCGTCGAGCAGGCGCTGGCCAGCGCGGGCGGCCACGTGGTCGTGCACCTGCCCGACGGCACGCGGATCGGCCCGGAGGCCAAGGCCACCGACGACCAGCTCCGGCGGGCCCGGGAGGGCAGGTCGTTCCGCGACACGGTGTCCGACGGGCGGGTGATCCTCCAGCCCGTGCTGTTGCGCGGGTCCACGGTCGTGGTCGAGGCGTTCGTGCCCGAGGGCGAGCTGTCCCGGGGCGTGCTGCCCGCGTGGTTCGCGCTCAGCGGCGTGGCCGTGTCGCTGGTGCTCGCGTCGGTGCTCGTGGCCGACCGCCTGGGCGCCCGCGTGGTCAAGGCGTCGCGCGAGCTGGCCGAGGGCGCGCGGCGGATGGAGGAGGGCGACCTGTCCGCCCGGGTGGCGCCGACGGGCCCGCCGGAACTGGCCGACGCGGGCGGCGCGTTCAACCGGATGGCCGATCGGATCGGGCAGTTGATGGCCAATGAACGGGAAATGCTCGGCGATCTTTCCCACCGTCTTCGCACGCCGTTGACGGCGTTGCGTCTCGATTCGGAACTGCTCGGCACGGATGCGAATGCCAATCGTGTTCGCCAGGCGGTGGTGGCGTTGGAACGCGAGGTCAACGAGGTCATCCGGGCGGCCCGGCGCGAGTTGACCGATCCGGACGGCAACCGCTGCGACGCGGCACAGGTGGTGCACGACCGGTTGGTGTTCTGGTCCGCGCTGGCCGACGACCAGCGCCGGCTGTGGAACCTGCGGGGCACCGAACGCCCGGCGTTCGTGCCGTTGACGCGCACCGATCTGGCGGCCGTGATGGACGTGCTGCTGGGCAACATCTTCCGGCACACCCCCGAGGGGGTCGGGTTCGTCGTCGCACTGTTCCACCAGCCCGACCGGGTGGTGATCGTGATCGAGGACGCCGGTCCGGGGATCGAAGACCTGGAGACGGCGCTGCGCCGCGGGGGCAGCAGCGCCGGCTCCACCGGTCTGGGACTCGACATCGCCCGCCGCGCGGCCGAGTCCACAGGCGGCTCCCTGGTCGTGGACCGGGGTCCGCTCGGCGGGACCAGAGTGCAGCTCCGGCTGTCCCGCCTCGCAGAGCCCGAACACTAG
- a CDS encoding phosphotransferase gives MIEPPTLESVDVRAVLAANLPDLAVTSVVPLGEGLDNVAFEVDGSLVVRFRKDGDVAAEAAVLRAVAAVSPVAVPVPVFASGDRMAYRKLPGVPPAEVDVPPPGVLDTLIGFLRVIQALEVDVPVDVDDPAELLAEAAGRLGYVPAAYRADVTAFLAAPPPGRDHPVAFSHNDIGHEHVLVADGAVSGVIDWTDAAVVDPAYDHGLLFRDLGPAALAATPADLRERAVFHARCALLEDLAYGTEHGIDLYVRKSLASLRWVFSPLR, from the coding sequence GTGATCGAACCACCTACGCTGGAATCCGTGGACGTCCGCGCGGTGCTCGCCGCGAACCTGCCCGATCTCGCCGTGACCTCCGTCGTGCCGCTGGGGGAGGGGCTCGACAACGTGGCCTTCGAGGTGGACGGCTCGCTCGTGGTCCGGTTCCGCAAGGACGGCGACGTCGCCGCGGAGGCCGCGGTGCTGCGGGCGGTCGCCGCCGTGTCGCCCGTGGCCGTGCCGGTGCCGGTGTTCGCGTCGGGCGACCGCATGGCCTACCGCAAGCTGCCCGGCGTGCCGCCGGCCGAGGTCGACGTGCCGCCGCCCGGCGTGCTCGACACGCTGATCGGGTTCCTCCGGGTGATCCAGGCGTTGGAGGTGGACGTGCCCGTCGACGTCGACGATCCGGCGGAGCTGCTCGCGGAGGCGGCCGGGCGGCTCGGGTACGTGCCCGCGGCGTACCGGGCGGACGTGACGGCGTTCCTGGCCGCGCCGCCGCCGGGCCGGGACCACCCGGTGGCGTTCTCGCACAACGACATCGGCCACGAGCACGTGCTCGTGGCCGACGGCGCGGTGTCCGGCGTGATCGACTGGACCGACGCCGCGGTGGTCGACCCGGCATACGACCACGGGCTGCTGTTCCGGGACCTGGGCCCGGCCGCGCTCGCGGCGACTCCGGCGGACCTGCGGGAGCGGGCCGTGTTCCACGCGCGGTGTGCGCTGTTGGAGGACCTGGCTTACGGGACCGAGCACGGGATCGACCTGTACGTGCGCAAGTCGCTCGCGTCGCTGCGGTGGGTCTTCAGTCCTCTTCGATGA
- a CDS encoding glutamate synthase subunit beta, translating to MADPRGFLTTPRETPRSRPVFLRLRDWREVYEEFENPKLEKQAGRCMDCGIPFCHQGCPLGNLIPEWNSLVWSQDWKAAAERLHATNNFPEFTGTLCPAPCEAACVVGINGDAVTIKRVEISIIDRAWDEGWVTPHVATARTGRKVAVVGSGPAGLAAAQQLSRAGHDVVVLERADAIGGLLRYGIPEFKMEKWRLDRRVDQMRAEGTEFRTNVDVGVDVTVEELRSSYDAVVLAGGATAWRDLPVPGRELAGIHQAMEYLPYGNKVARGELKTSPITAEGKHVVVIGGGDTGADCVGTAHRQGAASVTQLEIMPRPSDTRTDANPWPTYPMLYRVTSAHEEGGERLYAVSTVEFLGDEDGAVRALKLVEVRSENGRFVPVEGSEREIPAQLVTLAMGFVGPEKAGLVEDLGVALDARGNVARDASFATSVDGVFVAGDMGRGQSLIVWAIAEGRSAAAGVDAYLTGRAVLPRPIEPTDRALV from the coding sequence ATGGCTGACCCGAGGGGCTTTCTGACCACCCCGCGCGAGACCCCGCGCAGCCGGCCGGTGTTCCTGCGGCTGCGCGACTGGCGCGAGGTGTACGAGGAGTTCGAGAACCCGAAGCTGGAGAAGCAGGCCGGGCGCTGCATGGACTGCGGCATCCCGTTCTGCCACCAGGGCTGTCCGCTGGGGAACCTGATCCCGGAGTGGAACAGCCTGGTGTGGAGCCAGGACTGGAAGGCGGCGGCCGAACGGCTGCACGCGACCAACAACTTCCCGGAGTTCACCGGGACGCTGTGCCCGGCGCCCTGCGAGGCGGCGTGCGTGGTCGGGATCAACGGCGACGCGGTGACCATCAAGCGGGTCGAGATCTCGATCATCGACCGCGCGTGGGACGAGGGCTGGGTGACGCCGCACGTGGCGACCGCCCGCACCGGCAGGAAGGTCGCCGTCGTCGGCTCCGGCCCGGCCGGGCTCGCCGCCGCGCAGCAGTTGTCCCGCGCGGGCCACGACGTCGTGGTGCTGGAGCGGGCGGACGCCATCGGCGGCCTGCTGCGCTACGGCATCCCCGAGTTCAAGATGGAGAAGTGGCGTCTGGACCGCAGGGTGGACCAGATGCGCGCCGAGGGCACCGAGTTCCGCACGAACGTCGACGTCGGCGTGGACGTCACCGTCGAGGAGCTGCGGTCGTCCTACGACGCCGTGGTCCTCGCGGGCGGCGCCACGGCGTGGCGCGACCTGCCCGTCCCGGGCCGGGAGCTGGCCGGCATCCACCAGGCGATGGAGTACCTGCCGTACGGCAACAAGGTCGCCCGGGGCGAACTGAAGACCTCGCCGATCACCGCCGAGGGCAAGCACGTCGTCGTCATCGGCGGCGGCGACACCGGCGCGGACTGCGTCGGCACCGCGCACCGGCAGGGCGCGGCGTCGGTGACGCAGCTGGAGATCATGCCCCGCCCGTCCGACACCCGCACCGACGCCAACCCGTGGCCGACGTACCCGATGCTCTACCGGGTCACGTCCGCGCACGAGGAGGGCGGCGAGCGGCTGTACGCGGTGTCCACGGTGGAGTTCCTCGGCGACGAGGACGGCGCGGTGCGCGCGCTGAAGCTGGTCGAGGTCCGGTCGGAGAACGGCCGCTTCGTGCCCGTCGAAGGCTCCGAGCGGGAGATCCCGGCCCAGCTGGTCACGCTCGCCATGGGCTTCGTCGGCCCGGAGAAGGCGGGTCTGGTCGAGGACCTGGGCGTGGCGCTGGACGCGCGCGGGAACGTGGCCCGTGACGCCTCGTTCGCGACGTCGGTCGACGGCGTGTTCGTGGCCGGCGACATGGGCCGGGGCCAGTCCCTGATCGTGTGGGCGATCGCCGAGGGCCGGTCGGCCGCGGCGGGCGTCGACGCCTACCTGACCGGGCGCGCGGTGCTCCCCCGCCCGATCGAGCCGACGGACCGCGCCCTGGTCTAG
- a CDS encoding response regulator transcription factor — MVSVLLVEDDPVVRSAVSRALTGMGHAVLPVGTALEALREITSSAFDLVVLDLGLPDMDGADALRMMRGVCDVPVIVATARDDESEIVRLLNAGADDYLVKPFSSEHLAARLSAVLRRARREDSGPEPLRIGELTVDLDRREARLAGRELNLTRKEFDLLAYLAARAGKVVPRAELLANLWNMPGRHDDQTLDVHLSWLRRKLGERAAQPRYLHTVRGVGFKLTAAE, encoded by the coding sequence ATGGTTTCGGTGCTGCTGGTCGAGGATGACCCGGTCGTGCGGTCGGCCGTCTCGCGGGCGCTGACGGGGATGGGGCACGCCGTGCTGCCGGTCGGCACGGCGCTGGAGGCGTTGCGGGAGATCACCAGTTCCGCCTTCGACCTGGTCGTGCTCGACCTCGGCCTGCCGGACATGGACGGCGCGGACGCGTTGCGGATGATGCGCGGCGTCTGCGACGTACCGGTCATCGTGGCGACAGCGCGCGACGACGAGTCGGAGATCGTGCGGCTGCTCAACGCCGGCGCCGACGACTACCTCGTCAAGCCGTTCTCCAGCGAGCACCTCGCGGCCCGGCTGTCGGCGGTCCTGCGCCGGGCCCGGCGGGAGGACAGCGGACCGGAACCGCTGCGGATCGGGGAGTTGACCGTGGACCTCGACCGGCGCGAGGCCCGGCTGGCGGGCCGCGAACTGAACCTGACGCGCAAGGAGTTCGACCTCCTCGCCTACCTCGCCGCCCGCGCGGGCAAGGTGGTGCCGCGGGCCGAGCTGCTGGCGAACCTGTGGAACATGCCCGGCCGCCACGACGACCAGACGCTCGACGTGCACCTGTCGTGGTTGCGCCGCAAGCTCGGCGAGCGCGCCGCCCAACCCCGTTACCTGCACACCGTGCGCGGCGTCGGGTTCAAGCTGACGGCGGCCGAGTGA
- the gltB gene encoding glutamate synthase large subunit, whose amino-acid sequence MTHQHQTRGLYDPQFEHDACGVAFVADLAGRRNHAIVKQALVALRNLEHRGARGAEQETGDGAGLLIQVPDAFYREVVDFTLPEPGHYAVGTAFLPVEGTDAAKARIEDVAAQEGATVLGWRELPVDAEHVGPTARTTMPRFAQLFLAGGAGQSGLELERLAFVVRKRAEHAVDVYFPSLSSRTVVYKGMLTEPQVEKFFLDLQDERVTSSIGLVHSRFSTNTFPSWPLAHPYRYVAHNGEINTLRGNRNWMDARESTLETDLVPGDIERIFPIITRGASDSASFDEVLELLHLSGRSLPHAVLMMIPEAWENHAEMDPARRAFYEFHSTLMEPWDGPALVSFTDGTLIGAVLDRNGLRPARYWVTEDGLVVLGSEAGVLEFDQATIVRKGRLEPGRMFLVDTAQGRIIDDEEIKGQLAAEHPYERWVADGVLHLSDLPAREREVPTHASLVRRQQAFGYTEEELSLLLRPMARTGAEPIGSMGNDSPFAPLSNRPRQLFDYFQQLFAQVTNPPLDAIREELVTSLHATLGAEPNLLSVDASSCRRISLAFPVLDNDELAKLVHVDDDGTLPEFRTHTVHGTYPVAGGGAALKARLAEIRTEVSAAIADGARLVVLSDRGVNAEEAPIPSLLLTGAVHHHLVREKTRTQVDLIVESGDAREVHHIALLVGYGAKAVNPYLAMASVEELPDVDPKVATRNLIKALGKGVRKTMSKMGVSTVASYTGAQIFEIIGLGAEVVDECFTGTTSRLGGIGFDVLAEEVAKRHAYAFPADGVRADHRELEVGGDYQWRREGETHLFNPTTVFKLQHSTRAGRYDIFKEYTRAVDDQSKALATLRGLFAFKDTTPIPVDEVEPVSEIVKRFATGAISYGSISQEMHETLAIAMNRLGAKSNTGEGGEDPERLYDPQRRSAVKQVASGRFGVTSEYLVNADDIQIKMAQGAKPGEGGQLPGGKVYPWIARTRHSTPGVGLISPPPHHDIYSIEDLAQLIHDLKNANPAARVHVKLVSEVGVGTVAAGVSKAHADVVLISGHDGGTGASPLSSIKHAGGPWELGLAETQQTLLVNRLRDRIVVQTDGQLKTGRDVVIAALLGAEEFGFATAPLVVSGCVMMRVCHLDTCPVGVATQNPVLRAKFAGKAEYVVNFFEFIAQEVRELLAQLGFRSIAEAVGHAELLDTQAAVDHWKASGLDLSPIFHVPDLPEGAARANTTTQDHGLDKALDHTLIQLAEGAIASGDRVTLELPVRNVNRTVGTMLGHEVTQRWGGAGLPDDTIDITFTGTAGQSFGAFVPRGVTLRLVGDGNDYVGKGLSGGRITIRPVADARFAAEQHVIAGNVIGYGATSGEIFLRGRVGERFCVRNSGALAVVEGVGDHGCEYMTGGRVVVLGATGRNFAAGMSGGVAYLLDAAAQRVNPEMVDLDPLDEADREFLREAVEKHYRETESAVAHGLLADWDLAVDRFTKVMPKDYKRVLAAQARAVQEGRDVDQAIMEAAHG is encoded by the coding sequence GTGACCCACCAGCACCAGACGCGCGGTCTGTACGACCCGCAGTTCGAGCACGACGCCTGCGGCGTCGCGTTCGTCGCCGACCTCGCCGGCCGGCGCAACCACGCGATCGTGAAGCAGGCGCTGGTCGCCCTGCGCAACCTGGAACACCGGGGCGCCCGCGGCGCCGAGCAGGAGACCGGCGACGGCGCCGGCCTGCTGATCCAGGTCCCCGACGCGTTCTACCGCGAGGTCGTCGACTTCACCCTGCCCGAACCCGGCCACTACGCCGTGGGCACCGCGTTCCTGCCCGTCGAGGGCACGGACGCGGCCAAGGCGCGCATCGAGGACGTCGCCGCGCAGGAGGGCGCGACGGTCCTGGGCTGGCGGGAGCTGCCGGTCGACGCCGAGCACGTCGGCCCGACCGCGCGTACGACCATGCCGCGCTTCGCCCAGCTGTTCCTCGCGGGCGGCGCCGGGCAGTCCGGGCTGGAGCTGGAGCGGCTGGCGTTCGTCGTCCGCAAGCGCGCCGAGCACGCCGTGGACGTCTACTTCCCGAGCCTGTCGTCGCGCACGGTCGTCTACAAGGGAATGCTCACCGAGCCGCAGGTCGAGAAGTTCTTCCTCGACCTCCAGGACGAGCGCGTCACGTCCTCGATCGGCCTCGTGCACTCCCGGTTCTCCACGAACACGTTCCCGAGCTGGCCGCTGGCGCACCCGTACCGGTACGTCGCGCACAACGGCGAGATCAACACGCTGCGCGGCAACCGCAACTGGATGGACGCCCGCGAGTCCACCCTGGAGACCGACCTCGTCCCCGGCGACATCGAGCGGATCTTCCCGATCATCACGCGCGGCGCCAGCGACTCGGCGAGCTTCGACGAGGTGCTGGAACTGCTGCACCTGAGCGGTCGGAGCCTGCCGCACGCGGTGCTGATGATGATCCCCGAGGCGTGGGAGAACCACGCCGAGATGGACCCCGCGCGCCGCGCGTTCTACGAGTTCCACTCCACGCTCATGGAGCCGTGGGACGGCCCAGCCCTGGTGTCGTTCACCGACGGCACGCTCATCGGCGCCGTGCTGGACCGCAACGGCCTGCGCCCGGCCCGCTACTGGGTCACCGAGGACGGCCTGGTCGTGCTCGGCAGCGAGGCCGGCGTGCTGGAGTTCGACCAGGCCACGATCGTCCGCAAGGGACGGTTGGAGCCGGGCCGCATGTTCCTCGTCGACACCGCCCAGGGGCGGATCATCGACGACGAGGAGATCAAGGGGCAGCTCGCCGCCGAGCACCCGTACGAGCGGTGGGTCGCCGACGGCGTCCTGCACCTGTCGGACCTGCCCGCGCGTGAGCGCGAGGTGCCGACGCACGCGTCCCTCGTGCGTCGGCAGCAGGCGTTCGGCTACACCGAGGAGGAGCTGTCGCTCCTGCTGCGCCCGATGGCGCGCACCGGTGCCGAGCCGATCGGCTCGATGGGCAACGACTCGCCGTTCGCGCCGCTGTCGAACCGGCCGCGGCAGCTGTTCGACTACTTCCAGCAGCTGTTCGCGCAGGTCACGAACCCGCCACTGGACGCCATCCGCGAGGAACTGGTCACCAGCCTGCACGCCACGCTGGGCGCCGAGCCCAACCTGCTGTCGGTGGACGCGTCGTCGTGCCGGCGGATCTCGCTGGCGTTCCCGGTGCTGGACAACGACGAGCTGGCCAAGCTCGTGCACGTCGACGACGACGGCACGCTGCCCGAGTTCCGCACGCACACCGTCCACGGCACCTACCCGGTGGCGGGCGGCGGCGCGGCCCTCAAGGCCCGGCTCGCCGAGATCCGGACCGAGGTGTCGGCCGCGATCGCCGACGGCGCGCGCCTGGTCGTGCTGTCGGACCGGGGCGTGAACGCCGAGGAAGCGCCGATCCCGTCGCTGTTGCTGACCGGTGCCGTGCACCACCACCTGGTCCGGGAGAAGACCCGCACCCAGGTCGACCTGATCGTCGAGTCGGGCGACGCGCGCGAGGTGCACCACATCGCGCTGCTGGTGGGCTACGGCGCGAAGGCGGTCAACCCGTACCTGGCCATGGCCTCGGTCGAGGAGCTGCCGGACGTCGACCCGAAGGTCGCGACCCGCAACCTGATCAAGGCGCTGGGCAAGGGCGTGCGCAAGACGATGTCCAAGATGGGCGTCTCGACCGTGGCCTCGTACACGGGCGCGCAGATCTTCGAGATCATCGGCCTGGGCGCCGAGGTCGTCGACGAGTGCTTCACCGGCACCACGTCGCGGCTGGGCGGCATCGGCTTCGACGTGCTCGCCGAGGAGGTCGCCAAGCGGCACGCCTACGCGTTCCCGGCGGACGGCGTGCGCGCGGACCACCGCGAGCTGGAGGTCGGCGGCGACTACCAGTGGCGGCGCGAGGGCGAGACGCACCTGTTCAACCCGACCACGGTGTTCAAGCTCCAGCACTCCACGCGCGCGGGCCGGTACGACATCTTCAAGGAGTACACGCGCGCGGTCGACGACCAGTCGAAGGCGCTGGCGACGCTGCGCGGCCTGTTCGCGTTCAAGGACACCACCCCGATCCCGGTCGACGAGGTCGAGCCGGTGTCGGAGATCGTGAAGCGGTTCGCCACGGGCGCCATCTCCTACGGCTCGATCTCGCAGGAGATGCACGAGACGCTGGCCATCGCCATGAACCGGCTGGGCGCCAAGTCCAACACCGGCGAGGGCGGCGAGGACCCGGAGCGCCTGTACGACCCGCAGCGGCGCAGCGCCGTGAAGCAGGTCGCGAGTGGACGGTTCGGCGTCACCAGCGAGTACCTGGTCAACGCCGACGACATCCAGATCAAGATGGCGCAGGGCGCCAAGCCCGGCGAAGGCGGCCAGCTGCCCGGTGGCAAGGTCTACCCCTGGATCGCCCGGACCCGGCACTCCACGCCGGGCGTCGGCCTGATCTCGCCGCCGCCGCACCACGACATCTACTCGATCGAGGACCTCGCCCAGCTCATCCACGACCTGAAGAACGCCAACCCGGCCGCGCGCGTCCACGTGAAGCTCGTGTCCGAGGTCGGCGTCGGCACGGTCGCGGCGGGCGTGTCCAAGGCGCACGCGGACGTCGTGCTGATCTCCGGGCACGACGGCGGCACGGGCGCGTCCCCGCTGTCGTCGATCAAGCACGCGGGCGGTCCGTGGGAGCTGGGCCTGGCCGAGACGCAGCAGACGCTGCTGGTCAACCGGCTGCGCGACCGGATCGTGGTGCAGACCGACGGCCAGCTCAAGACCGGTCGCGACGTCGTCATCGCCGCGCTGCTGGGCGCCGAGGAGTTCGGTTTCGCGACCGCTCCCCTGGTCGTCTCGGGCTGCGTCATGATGCGCGTCTGCCACCTGGACACCTGTCCGGTCGGCGTGGCGACGCAGAACCCGGTGCTGCGCGCGAAGTTCGCGGGCAAGGCCGAGTACGTGGTGAACTTCTTCGAGTTCATCGCCCAGGAGGTCCGGGAGCTGTTGGCCCAGTTGGGTTTCCGCTCGATCGCCGAGGCGGTCGGCCACGCCGAGCTGCTCGACACCCAGGCCGCGGTGGACCACTGGAAGGCGTCCGGGCTCGACCTGTCGCCGATCTTCCACGTGCCCGACCTGCCCGAGGGTGCCGCGCGCGCCAACACCACCACGCAGGACCACGGCCTGGACAAGGCGCTGGACCACACGCTGATCCAGCTCGCCGAGGGCGCCATCGCCTCCGGTGACCGGGTCACCCTGGAACTGCCGGTGCGCAACGTGAACCGCACCGTCGGCACCATGCTCGGCCACGAGGTCACCCAGCGCTGGGGTGGCGCGGGCCTGCCCGACGACACGATCGACATCACCTTCACCGGCACCGCCGGGCAGTCGTTCGGCGCGTTCGTGCCGCGCGGCGTGACCCTGCGGCTGGTCGGCGACGGCAACGACTACGTGGGCAAGGGCCTGTCGGGCGGCCGGATCACCATCCGCCCGGTGGCCGACGCGCGGTTCGCCGCCGAGCAGCACGTGATCGCGGGCAACGTGATCGGCTACGGCGCGACGTCCGGCGAGATCTTCCTGCGCGGCAGGGTCGGCGAGCGGTTCTGCGTGCGCAACTCGGGCGCGCTGGCCGTCGTCGAGGGCGTGGGCGACCACGGCTGCGAGTACATGACCGGTGGCCGTGTGGTCGTGCTCGGCGCGACCGGGCGCAACTTCGCGGCGGGCATGTCGGGCGGCGTCGCCTACCTGCTCGACGCGGCGGCCCAGCGGGTCAACCCGGAGATGGTCGACCTCGACCCGCTGGACGAGGCCGACCGCGAGTTCCTCCGCGAGGCGGTGGAGAAGCACTACCGCGAGACCGAATCCGCGGTGGCGCACGGGCTGTTGGCGGACTGGGACCTCGCGGTCGACCGGTTCACCAAGGTGATGCCCAAGGACTACAAGCGGGTGCTCGCGGCACAGGCCCGTGCCGTCCAGGAGGGTCGTGACGTGGACCAGGCGATCATGGAGGCCGCTCATGGCTGA
- a CDS encoding VIT1/CCC1 transporter family protein, producing MAHPEPQALLSQRVNRLRAGVLGANDGIVSTAGLVVGVAGAAADRTALLAAGIAGLVAGALSMAGGEYVSVSTQRDTERAALRLEEFELREMPEAEEHELAAIYREKGLRPELAAEVARELTAHDALRAHAEAELHIDPDNLTSPWQAALASCQAFALGALVPLLAIVLPPVAWRVWACAAAVLVGLALTGVVSARLGSSPVGPAVRRNVVVGTLTMAVTYGVGLLFGVTLG from the coding sequence ATGGCCCACCCCGAACCCCAGGCCCTCCTGTCCCAACGCGTCAACCGGCTGCGCGCCGGCGTCCTGGGCGCCAACGACGGCATCGTCTCCACCGCCGGGCTGGTGGTCGGCGTCGCCGGTGCCGCCGCCGACCGCACCGCCCTGCTCGCCGCCGGCATCGCCGGGCTCGTCGCCGGTGCGCTGTCCATGGCGGGCGGCGAGTACGTCTCGGTGAGCACCCAGCGCGACACCGAGCGCGCCGCGCTGCGGCTGGAGGAGTTCGAACTCCGCGAGATGCCCGAGGCCGAGGAGCACGAACTCGCCGCCATCTACCGGGAGAAGGGCCTGCGGCCCGAACTCGCCGCCGAGGTCGCCCGCGAGCTGACCGCGCACGACGCGTTGCGCGCCCACGCCGAGGCCGAGCTGCACATCGACCCGGACAACCTGACCAGTCCGTGGCAGGCCGCGCTCGCCTCGTGCCAGGCGTTCGCCCTGGGCGCTCTCGTCCCGCTGCTCGCGATCGTCCTCCCGCCGGTCGCGTGGCGGGTGTGGGCGTGCGCGGCGGCCGTCCTGGTCGGGCTCGCGCTGACCGGCGTGGTGAGCGCGCGCCTCGGGTCGAGCCCGGTCGGTCCGGCCGTGCGCCGCAACGTGGTCGTCGGCACGCTCACCATGGCCGTGACCTACGGGGTGGGCCTGCTGTTCGGCGTCACCCTGGGCTGA